In Pyrus communis chromosome 15, drPyrComm1.1, whole genome shotgun sequence, the genomic stretch ggttagagatcccttgtacATTCACATGCTCACATGATTCAATAGATTAAACCCAACTATATTGTGGACACCCTCAAATGGAATGCCTTTAACAAAGTCAAATactaaggacctaaccacaaaaCAACTATGATGTCTTAGCTCAagggactactttgcattatcccaaccatgagttctcatgtgacatgagtatgagaactccttgttgttcACATTCAGCGGACTCACTCTCTATTTAGCACTTCCATACTTATCTTCGTGTCATCCACACTAATGATTTGAGACCAGTTACTATCTTGTGAGAGAAGACATAATATATGTATTAATTAAAGAGAAATATCTCATGATCAAGAACATTTACGATATGTGTATTAATTATTATTGATCTCTCCGGAtcgtcaatgcccaattgacaatcttaTAATCATGAACATTTAGGATATATGTATTAATTAAAGAGAaaggtctcatgaatctaacttctttatatCACATTCTCTTAAttacatatttatgtgacttatcGTTTACGTGGATAACATTTAATGAGACAGCTTTAAAAATAATCTTTCCCCTACACCAAACTAGACTAGTTAAAACATGAAATGTTTATAAAGTAATCATCTTATGATTGGCTTTAGGacacatttccaacaattgtgcactccaaaaattttatatttagagagaaaaaagtTTACACTTATAAAGAGTGCATAATGAGatttaaaatgctaataaaagcagtatttcaataaatataaaagattTTATGGAAAAAAATTTTTGGGGGGCCCTTCAAATTTGGGCCATGATGTGATTGCACCTTTCGCTCTCAACGAAAGCCACCTCTAATTCAAAACACGAGTTTGGGGCACCACATGTCATAATAAGAGTGGAATGACGCTTAAATTATGGTGGACTAGCTCATGTTCTTGGCACATGAAAAATCTCTCAAGGTTAAAAGCATATAGGTATCCGAAGCCCAATCTGCCTTCTTGCTTTCTTGCTTTATGTTGCATAACTCACCTAGGTTagtcaaagtttttttttcttttttggacaATGCTTGTGTTTCCCCTTTAAAACTTGTGTTTCCCCAATAGAGGAACCTACTTGTCCCTTCATTACGATTAACGAATCTTTACCGTTCGAACATCATAATCAAAACTATTCATTCTCTTTATTATACAATTTGGAGACCTTTTAGTTATACATCCATACATGTCAAACCAATCaatgtttttggtaaaaagTAGCATCTTCATGATGAACCATCAAATTTTTTATGCATATAAATGGCTAAAAGAacttcaaattgaataatttttttcatgtatAATCTTTAGATGATGATGAAGAGAATGAACAGTTCTAATTATGATATTCGGACGGTAACTATTCATTAATCGTaagttgggggggggggaataAGTAAGTTTTCTATAGAGGGAAcacattatctttttgtttaCTCACATTACTTCCTCTCTTTGCTAACAACTAATGAAGTTCTTTGTACATTTTTCTTAGAAATTAAAATTGTATCAGGATATATAATAAAGGGGTGGTATATgctaattgacacaccccgaccgagatcagggcgtgctggcgcTGGCTTCGGCTGGAGGTACCGGTTCCACAGGAACAAAGTCGTGCGGTAGCCCTGCCTTCGGgccagggaatgccaaagcggacaatatcttggtAACGGCGGGTTCGGATGTGACACTAATAccacaattaaaatttatttgcATGCATTAGTGAAAAAGATTAAGACTGTGTTTGTGTGAAGGACTCAAGGATTgcaacaagtaaagaagaaatAGATTACAAAGGGAATTAAAATGGACTAAATAATCAATACAAAGGCATATAtgagaaattttcaaatgacatTTTTCCTATTTGCAAATCTTTCTCATGACTTTGTAATGCTCATAAAGTGCATTTTTGATCTTATCAATCTGACATTTTGTGATCTATTCCTTACTAACTTGACCTCAATCTCTTGTGAGTTGGAATTCCTTTTAAAAATCTGAGTGGTCAATCCATCCTTATAACTTTTAGGGTATGTTTGGGTTATGGACTTTCAAGTCTAAATTGATTTAGGTCAAGCTAGAAACGAATAGATTACAAGTTTCGTTTCATAATTCTTTTTGCCCTCAATTAGCCTAAATGTCTTGGAGCTTAGATGCCTTTCACCCAAACATAGTCTTaaaagggtgcgtttgttgcaccagaCTAAATTAGAGTGGATTAGtttcagggactaagctggattgaTTAGACTAGACTAAATTAGATTGACTTggtgaagcgtttggtgtagTGTtggattataaataaaaaaatactatataatttttattaaattaaatttcttttctatcaaaattaatttcttcGTACAATCATTCTCCCAACAAACTCTGCTGTTCCCCTTCTCGATTTCTCCGGCAAGCTCCTCCATTTACCTTTTTATCTCCACAATATCACCATCTTTCTCACTTATTTTATAGTTATCTTAActtttaaaaactaattaattttctCCTTCAATCTTATTAGCAACCAAATCGCGTGAAAAATGAACAGATTTCCCCAACCTGTAACcaaataatcaaaattgaaCAGATCTCCCCAACCTTCATCGTCAACCTCTCGATCTACTTCTTGTCAGCAACGCTCATCGACGGTAGCATTGCCAGGTCCTCCATCAACTCGCGATTTTGGCCTATAGTAGCGCCACTTCAGCTCTCCCAAGTTAAGCCATGGAAAAGCAAGCACCGCCGACGAGCTAGCCATAGTGACGACATAATAGAAGAAGAATGCAAAGTAGATGTCAGGGTGTAGCAAGCATCAGCCTCATATTCCATTTTAGTCTCGCTTAATACCAAACGAAAGCTCCGGACTAAATAACGAGTTTTAAGAAGCGCATAGGGATTGTTATTCGGAGCGAGTCCCATttattatgtcacatcccgactcgggcccccaccatatcccggACTCGACTCctccgtagcacgatattgtccgttttaggccccgaccacgccttcatggtattgtttctaggaactcacttgagtacttcccagtaggtcatccatcctaggattgctctcgtgtgaactcgcttaacttcgaagttccgatgaacttcaaagccagtgagctcccaaaatgcctcgtgctagatagagatgggaatatacatataaggcttacatgatccactcccctgggtaatgtgggatcttacaatccaccccttttaggggctcgacgtccttgtcggcacacttccAGCCTGAGAttggctatgataccaaattgtcacatcccgacccaggccctcaccacatcctgggctcgagtccaccatagcacgatattgtccgctttgggcctcgaccacgccctcacggttttgtttctgggaactcacacaagaacttcccggtgggtcacccatcctggaattgctctcgtgcgaactcacttaacttcggagttccgatgaactttaaagccaatgagctcccaaaaggcctcgtgctaagtagagatgagaatatacatataaggtttacgAGATCCACTCtcttgggtgatgtgggatcttacatgtTATAGTCCAGAAACATACCAAACGTAGGATTATAGTCCTACTTAAGCCAGTTCAAGCCATTCCCTCCTAAGAAGGTGTAACAAACGCACCCAAAGAGTCTTCGCTAAAGTATATCATATATGTATGTACTGTATATTTTAAAAGTTTTGTAACAACATTCGATGTCATCTTTAATTacttgaattggtattaaactTGCTCAAATTCATGATCTTTTTCTACATTTCACTAAcacatacaaaattaaaaaacatatgGCCTATTATTTTTCgtattccaataattgaaacgTTATGAATTAGATCATTATGGGGGAATTGTTGACCATATTTTAATGGATGTTTTCAGGTGCTTTGGCGTTTATCAGTTGATTGGGTAAATTGTTGCATCATCTCTCTGTTTCATGCATATTTGTTTTTCTCACATTTATGCAAAGGAAATTAGGTGATAGATTCTTTAGCTTTGGTGTTTATTACTTTAAGATTCATTGGTGGGATTCTTGTCCACCGTGTGCAACTACGACACTTGTCGTAATATTTCGAGGCTTCCaaattaatgtttcttttaggaGTTGtcttaattgatttcttttttctaaTAGTTTTCTACATCTTGTTAAGGTAAGGCTTCATGTCTCCTCAAATTTATTgtatctttgtttttttctttcctcaataaattaacaacaatattttttttcccgTGATAGCAGTACTAGAGTAAAAGTGacattattaatattataaataaataaataaaactcctATGTTATGGTTAAAAATTTTCGCAATGAAACCTAGACATCCTTCattcaataaataaatcaagTAAAGCGAAATTTTTTCTACTTGATTATAAATGGAAAACTTTTAGAGTGATCTTTCTATCGTCATTTTGCGTTATAAACCTAAAGACAGAGAGTATTTTGAGTGGGTCAATTATAATAAATTGCgacatattattttataaacgTATGATATATTCTAATATGTAAAAACACGTATTAAATATGTCTGAATTAATAACATTGTGACAATAGGATAATCGGATCAAAATACAACACGACATTAGTTCGAGTGTGACTTACGCcaaaaaatttctctttctaAATGTCTCAATCgattagaacaaaaaaaatgtctctgtatttaatttcttttccaaaaCATGGAGATTCACAAATCCACCACCACTCTCTGTCTCTGCAGCCAAAAAACAGAACAAAGAAACTACTAAATCACACATTTACAAATTACGTGTTCAATCTACCTCATACTCcatgccaaaaccaaaacccctgTTTTTAACCCACCAATTTTTTAAgggtttttcttaaaaaaaaaaaaaaaaaaaaaaactaattttactttttactaaTTACACCTAATTTCACTTTAATAACTTACCGCGCCAAAGAACGCCCTGAATTTCCCGAGAAAATGCCACAATTTTCTCTCCcatcaaacaagaaaataaaaaataaaaaattacagcgagaaaagaaaacaaaaaacagtaaAGTCCCACAGATGGAGATCACAAACAACAATTTGCATCCCATAATCACAAAATAAgcaaacccaaaaaacaaaaagaaaaaaaaaatccttagaTTTCCATCTCAGAATCTCTGTCCTTATTCTTCAATTTCTCCAACAAAAAGAATACCCCCTTTTGTTCCAAAGTTCAAATCTTTCTTCCAATTTCAGATTCAAACCTTCAACAATCTGAAATTTGCCCCCACTTTTCATGTATATCTacatttcttcctctctctctctctctctctctctctctccaagtTTATTGAGAGGTTTCATGTTTGATTGGTGAGTGCAAAGTAATTTGAATGCTCTCAGAGTTTTCCATTGTTGTTGCTCTTGCTGGTGTTGGTTTTTGGAATCAGAATCTGGGGACCCACATTGCCAAGATCTGATTTTTATTCAATGCCCTCAATTTCAAACATTTCTCTCAagaaatttcagaaattgccTGTGTCTTCCTCCAATTTGAGCTCAAATCTATGACACAAAtctaaattagggttttgttcttccgcaattcataaattattttgctGGCAAATTATGGGTTTGTTCTAAAGTCTCCgtctttgttgatattttgaTAAATTTTCACAATGCTCAAGCAATTCCTCAGTAAACTGCCGCGGAAGGCCTTGAAATCCGACGAGAGGCCGGAGTCGCCGCGGACGAACACGCCCCGCTCCGGGAGCCGGACTGGGCCGTCTGGCCTCGGCGGGGGCACCCCTCGATCCAACGGTGCAAATAGCTCGGGCCCGGGTAAAGCGAATGCCCCGAAACGCATGTCGTCTGCGGTGTTTCCGGCTAGCGTGGTGGCCGGAATCGAGCCTCTGGTGCCGTTCAAGGACGTGCCGACGTCGGAGAAGATGAACCTCTTCGTTAGCAAGGTGAGCCTTTGTTGCGTAACGTTTGATTTTACGGACCCAACTAAGAATTCGATAGAGAAAGATGTTAAGAGGCAGACATTGCTCGAACTTGTGGACTTTGTAGCAACTGGGTCGATGAGATTCAGCGAGCCTGCCATTTTAGCAACCTGTAGAATGTGTGCCATTAATCTGTTCAGAGTTTTCCCGCCAAATTACCGGTCGCGTTCTAATGGTGGGGCGGGTGAGAACGATGATGATGAGCCCATGTTCGACCCCGCCTGGCCGCATTTGCAGATTGTGTATGAATTGCTGCTTAAATTCGTGACTTCTTCGTGTCTGGACGCGAAGATTGCAAAGAAGTATGTAGACCATTTGTTTATTTTGAGGTTGCTTGAGTTGTTTGATTCCGAGGATCCTAGGGAGAGAGATTGTTTGAAGACCATTCTGCATAGGATTTATGGCAAGTTCATGGTTCATAGGCCATTTATTCGCAGGGCTATCAACAATATATTCTATCGCTTTTTGTTTGAGACAGAGAGACATAATGGGGTTGCTGAGTTGCTGGAGATATTTGGGAGTATTATTAGCGGGTTTGCGTTGCCCCTGAAAGAGGAGCACAGGGTATTCTTGTGGAGGGTTTTGATTCCTCTGCATAAGCCGAAGAATCTGGGGTCTTACTTCCAACAGTTGTCCTATTGCGTCACGCAGTTTATAGAGAAGGAACCAAAGTTGGCTAGTGTTGTTATAAAGGGTTTGTTGAAATATTGGCCGATAACAAGTAGTCAGAAGGAGGTGATGTTCTTGGGTGAGttagaagagattttggaaTCGGTTAACATGGTGGAATTTCAGAAGGTCATGGCCCCCTTGTTCTGCCAGATAGCATGCTGCATTAACAGTTCCCACTTCCAGGTAATTTTCGATTTTAGTGTCTCATTTAAAGAGAGTTCTATTTATTCTTCGCTTTGACTTGTATTATGTTTATATTATAGTAGATTTTGGACCTAGAAGTTTTAGGATATCTTTTAGGAATGCAGACATTTGCATTGAGGAATTTGATGATTGCTTCTTGTGTTTCTCAGGGAATGCGTATATTCTTGTCTTAAGCTCATTCCTCGGAAAACAATTTACAATTTACTTGTGTCTAAATGTTTCAGGTAGCTGAAAGGGCCCTGTTCTTTTGGAACAACGACAACATTGTCACCTTAATTGCGCATAACCGTCAAGTAATTCTGCCAATCATTTTACCAGCCTTGGAGAGGAACTCTCATAACCACTGGAACCAAGCAGTTCTTAATTTATCTTTAAATGTCCGAAAGATGTTTGTGGAGATGGATGAGCAGCTATTCCTCTCCAGCCATGCCCACTTCATGGAGGAAGAAGCAAAGCAAAGCTTGGCAGCCAAGAAGCGAAAGGAAGCATGGGAACGGTTAGAGAATGCAGCTAGTCTGCAGCCAGTAACCGGAAACACTGCTGTTCTGGTAACGCCTATAGCAACCTCAATCGCCTGTtaaaaattaactttcaaattgaTGCTATCGCAGCCGATGTTTTCCCTTATTTCCTCCCTTTTTACGATGGtggggagtgacaagattacgagaAATGTATGGAAAATGGCTGTAGTTTCAGGGGTGGGATTGTATTTTTGTAATGGTCCTGTGACAGCCAGTTGTTGTAACCTTGTTTTTTGCTTCCCCAGAAAGGTGTTTCTGGGGGAGGACTTCCCCACAATTTTCTGTACTACTACTAGCTTAATTGACTGATTCCTTTTTAGCCCTCTGTAATATTTGATGTTCAAGAGCAGCTAACATGTAACGGGTTTGCTCCAACCGTGGCGTTCTGATCCATGTAAGTCGTTCTCTTGATGTTCACCTATgtttttatgaaaactaattaTAGATCCATGTGTTTGTCAATGCCAAATTATTGACCAAATTATTGCAGGCACCTTTCAGTTATGGTTCTCAGATCTTCTGATTTAATGGGTCCCTATAAATATAAAGCTACCTGATATAATGAAAGATATGAAAAATAAGAGATAACTAGGTAAGGTGGTCACATCATAATCCATGATGGGTTCCCCTGTTGGTTGGCAtgttgtttgacaaaaataattttGCAACGATGAAGACTTTCATGCACCTGTTTCATGAAACCTGGGTCACATTTGCTACATTGTGCGCCTCGTAGATGGTCATCAACGTGAAACAACTATTTCATACAATTGGTGCATGAAAGTTTTTCTCCTCAACGTGGAACACCATTGATGTGTCCATTGCAATCGCATTAGGTTAATGACTCATAACACAAGGGTTTTCAACATCTTGAACTGAGTAGTTGGTTTGTATGGAAAGTTGTTGGATTTTGGCTTGTTTGGGATTACTTTCGTAGGAAGCAGTATGCTCATAAGTACTTTTGTTGTAAGTGATTTCATTAGAATCCAAATGCTTCTTGAAAAAGCACTTCTAAAAAAAATCACGTTCATTTGAACATGCTTCTTAAAAAGCATCTGATAggtgtttcaccataaaatgatTTGATGACCCAAAAACTCTATGATATACACATATCACCTGCAAACATATTACCTCAGTTACTTATTTTGATGAAGATATCAGTACATGTATCAAATAGAATCACAGCAAAATGATTGATaactattttcaacttttttttttttttttccccatatATGAAGTTTTAGATACAAACAATCAAGGAGCCACATTTCCTGCTTGAAACTTGCAACCCAAGTCACAGTAGCTCTTAAAACTTCCCCCATGTGGTGAGAGGTTTTGGTACATTATTTTGCCAGGAGCCAAATACATAATTGTTTGTCCTAACTGTGTCTTAATCTAGAAGAATTGGAGGCTCCAACGACAGATCTGGAAGCACCAGAAACATTAAACAACAAAGGAAGGGAGGGCGGGCGGACGGACAGACAGACAACAAAGTTAGATGGAAGGTTAGGGAATTTCATGTTGGAGATCTGGATGTCCCTCAAACTCTAAGTACCCGAATGCAGAGAGCTTCTGCTAGTTAATAAATATCCGTCACGATTCAGCTCTTATAGAAGAGTTAG encodes the following:
- the LOC137718346 gene encoding serine/threonine protein phosphatase 2A 57 kDa regulatory subunit B' kappa isoform-like, with product MLKQFLSKLPRKALKSDERPESPRTNTPRSGSRTGPSGLGGGTPRSNGANSSGPGKANAPKRMSSAVFPASVVAGIEPLVPFKDVPTSEKMNLFVSKVSLCCVTFDFTDPTKNSIEKDVKRQTLLELVDFVATGSMRFSEPAILATCRMCAINLFRVFPPNYRSRSNGGAGENDDDEPMFDPAWPHLQIVYELLLKFVTSSCLDAKIAKKYVDHLFILRLLELFDSEDPRERDCLKTILHRIYGKFMVHRPFIRRAINNIFYRFLFETERHNGVAELLEIFGSIISGFALPLKEEHRVFLWRVLIPLHKPKNLGSYFQQLSYCVTQFIEKEPKLASVVIKGLLKYWPITSSQKEVMFLGELEEILESVNMVEFQKVMAPLFCQIACCINSSHFQVAERALFFWNNDNIVTLIAHNRQVILPIILPALERNSHNHWNQAVLNLSLNVRKMFVEMDEQLFLSSHAHFMEEEAKQSLAAKKRKEAWERLENAASLQPVTGNTAVLVTPIATSIAC